The genomic region TGTTCATATATTTGAATCATAGATGTTGGTAGGTTTGCTGAGTGCTTCATATGACTTCTGACTAAATGCAGGAAGGGTGGTGCGATAGTATAGGATCTGTTGAAGAAATTCAAGCCAAGTTACTAAAAAGGCAGGAGGCTGCAGCCAAACGTGAGAGAGCGATGGCATATGCTCTGGCTCATCAGGTAAGAAATCATACCACTATTGTAATTTATAAAGCGGCAAATTTATAGTTCAATGaagtttttgttattttttggaATGAATGTCAAAACAGTGCTCAGATTAGgtgagagagggagagagagatttcaatttcatagtgcattttgattaatttgaattttaccaTATAAGTTGACTTAGAAATGGTAAAAGGGATAGCTTTAACATGCTCAAGCATGCTTTAATGAGTTGGAGATTGGAGCTTTTGGATACTGACGCCTTCTAATTGAGAACTCTTGATTATCTTTTCTACTTTTGAAGTGGCTTCCTTCCACCGTTTCAAAACTTGACAATCATGTTCAAATTTTTGCTGTTTCCTATTGCAACTATATATCTGTGGTTTCTTTATTCTATAATATCAtgtcatttttattctttgattttgtgttttatcatttattcAATAATTCATCCTAGGAATAGGTGTCCCAGGAATGATAAGGAAAGCGAGCTCAATGTAAATACTGCTTTGTCGATAAAAAGAGAACatatagaaagagaaaaagaaaaggttagGATACTTAGGCTATCATTGTTCGCTGATTTTGCTACTTTGGTTTTGTTGTTTACTTTTGGCATCCTCAAAAGTTGCTgtaaaataaaagcaaataataaaaaggaaacCTATATTTGATTCAATATGAGCAAATGGCTAAAAATGCTACCTGCAATTTAAAGAGATTCcatattgaaataaaatcatgcattttgttatctttgaatgttaaaatttaaattttttgttcattgaatattgttttattcttGCCTCTTGATAAACACATTTGGATCTTGTCCACCAGTTCCATGAAACATTGAAAAACTGTACTAATACTCATTTCTTTGCATCATTTTAGTTCTAGCATTCTTCTGGAGTTTCTGTTTTCTTTATGTTCTGGAGGGTTGAACGTCTGCTGTTGTCTGTTTTCTTGGTAAATTTGGTTACCTGGTCAATGTCTGTCTCTCAGAGCCCTTGTTATTGGCATCAACCTCCTGTGAGGGTTGGTGTTGGATGCCAAAATCTTGCAATAAAACTGCTGAAGTGGTCCTAATAACCTGATTCTGGGGTCGCCTGATTTTACTGTTGCCTTAGAGTCATTTCAATTACTGGTCTCATTTGAGCTAGGGTTGTGTTAAAGAGTTAATATCTGTTCATGCAGTGGCAAGCAGGATCAAGACAGCAGTCCGTGCCTGCTGGGTTTGAGCCAGATAAAAGCAGCTGGGGTTGGAACTGGTTGGAGAGATGGATGGCTGTACGTCCATGGGAGAATCGTTTTCTTGACATTAATCTTCGAGATGGAGTAATGATACGCGAGGATGGTCCTGCAGAGGGAAAGAATGGTGTCAATTCTCAGATAAAGCCTGCTATCAAGAAACCGGCTGCGTTGAATCTTCATGCTAACCTATCAAGTCAAAAAACAGGTCCATCATATTCCAATGGGAGTGATTCTCCACCTGGTAAGTCAGCAAGTGTGCTAGAAGCGGTCAATGCATTGTCTTCCAAGCCAAAATCCAAACCAAATCTTGAAGATTTGGGTGAAGAAGCTGGCTCAAGACCTGTTATTAGTTCAAGATCTCACAGCAATCCTAAAGAGAGGGCCACACAATCAGATAAACAGGCAAAGAAGCGGTTGTCTCTGCCTAACAGTGGTAAGTTCTCTCTCTGTTTGTCCAAAATTATATAGGTTTTTTTCACCTTGATGCTAACCTTTCTCTTGGGAACTATAGTGGATTGGAAACTGGGTCATGCTAGTCGGTTGCCAAGGAAATACACATTAAGTTTCAGGCATCTGATCCCAGTGCATTAACATTAACATATCTGGTTTAAGCTGGTTGTCAAAAGAATTGCATGATGTAGTGAGGTTGCTCTGACATATTATTCCCTGAAGCTCAATGGACATCTCTGTTCTTCAGTCTTGTATGTATACTGCTAGTTCTAGGTCGACTGGTTTAGATAATGCACAGCGAAAGGGTGCCTTTTGCATTTAGAATTGCTAATTGTTTGTTTGAATGGTTTGATTTGAGCAGGAGTGAGTGGGTCTCAAACAACCAAGCCTGGCAGAAGTGGTGTAAAAGTGACGCAAGGCTCTCACAAGCAGATGAAGGAAAGGTCCAAGTTTAATGGACGAGGGGACTCAAATCCTACAAAAGCTGTGGCACAGGCTATTGAGCTGTAAGAAAGTATTTGATTGAAGACGAGCCCTGTTGGGGCTCCAGTGTTTTAgtgtgtatgtatatatgGAATTACAGCGCCAAGATGCAACGGCATTGTTTATTATCCTGTCATAGAATTGAGGAGTGGGTAAGCCGTGGTGGGAGTAGTTTACGCTCCATGGCAAAGTCGAGGAGATTGATTTGGCTTGTCAGGGGAATAAGATGCGTAGAGATTTCATGTGTTGATGATGTAATCAGCTGTAATTAAGGTTGTCAATTATGTGATCACGTTGTATTTATTTCCAGAGAAGATGCCCTTTGTATTGCTGTCCCCCACTTGGTCCCGTCGTTGTTGAGTAAAATTTCTGGTTTTGTGCGTGTGATGAGGGAAAGGCGTGCAATAGTGGCAACGTGGTTCAACTATGGTCCGTTTGTGCTTTCTCTTGAAGGCTTGGTTTGTCGTATGATTTGGTCCACTTGACTCTCAGCTCGCATTTTGTTAATCCATGCAACCTAACATATACAATCTAACTCACTCGTTAGGATAGATTGATCCACTGTGtcttaataaattaatcttattgTATCCTACTTTTTAACAGCACTTGCTTAGTTAGAGCAATGTGTTTTATAATAATACTGAGATTATGAGAAGATGCgattataacatatttataatcCGATTTTAAGGCTAAgttatgattaaaattttattaaaaatgctTGAGCCATAGAACTGCCATCATTTCATCTCATATCCAAAAGTGTAACTACCGTTTACCATATATGAACAAGAACAGAACAAGGAAAAGGTTTTCCTTTGGATTCCTATATATTCTAACTATCTGACCTTCTCATCTTATTCCAAATTAGAATGCAAAGTTGATTGCATGAAGTAATTTTCAATGCGAGGACGAGAGTAGGGAGAAAGTGATAaaacattattcatttcatttgtaCGTATTAATATtctaaacaaaaagaagagaggAGGACAAAAGTTCAGGGCACAACGAGATGGCGACATTCTACTCTAGACATTGAGCAAGGCAAGGCAAAGTATTTCTTGGGCTATCCAAGGACACATCCACCACTCCCCCACTTTTGGATTCAAATTGAGTCCATCGTTTCACGTGATTTCGTCAAGTATATAAATTTTGCTTCacttaataacaaaaaaattgtattcaaatatttaacttaacgccctattcaaaaattcatcactcaaattttgagttacaatttaattttacaaattaagataaatgaaaagataaacTCCAAACaaataaaccaaaatttgaataattattaataatcgTAACATactatctctttcttcttatttAAAGTGAGCTGTTTAAATCACATACAATACTGTGCTCCAACATTAAGAAATGAACTTTTAATGATCATATATAGTAAgcatgcaatttttttttttgttagttttATCAATATTTGAAATCAATTATGAATTAGACATAACAAGTATCCTCTTATAATTAACATGCCATGCATTAACTATGATACCATAAATCAAGAAAATCATATAAACAAACGACAACCAattcttttaataattattaataaaatggtTTGGAATATGCCGCCTTACAGGTAACTGTTCTCCACATAGATTCGTCTATTGGACAGAATAAACTTATCTTTGCAATCAATCCGTCGTTCCAAGATAATAATTTCAACAATTAGAGTAAcaaagttttattttcttgctacTTTTGAAGAAGTAACATTCTTTcttaaaaagatttttattttttaaaatcaaaacatgcACCATTTTATTTTTCGAAATCGAAGCTATCGTCAATAAGTTCATTCTCCTTTTGAGGATACGAAGGATTATTCTTCCCCCATCTCATGAACATTTGACACATGaatcttttattctttttcatgtttttgtgatATTGCTCTTCAATTCAAAGATGACGTGTAAGTTCTTCTAAGGGACGTAACTAGTCACATAATTGTAACCCCATAACTCTATTAAATATGTCACAACTGAAAAAGTCATgtaattcatataaataaattcaagAAGGGAAGAAAATTTATTTGGTAAGTcggtgaaaaaaatttatttttttctcaacatCAAAACGATTGAATTTCGTAAAGTCTGAAGTCAATTCCTTAACATTCCACTTGCAATAGTCATTATTGAACTAAAATAAAACCTTAAGATTGTTAAAACATAAGactgaaaatttgaaaatattaagaaaatacTTTAAGGTACGTCAAtgtcactttttttttaagattttaaaagtTAAGTGTAATAAACCTCGAGAATACAATATGACAAAATCACGAAACTCCTATAGAGTTTTTTAcaacaaaacaatataaaaacaatctaaaaaatatttgaaggTAGAGAtagttattgtaaattattattattattatttttattttctcataaaactaGAATCCTGTTTGTTTGTAGATAAAGATAAATCCCTTGTACAAATATGACcttttgaataaataaaaactgtTTGAACAAATATGACTattaaagataaatatttttttttcaacgtTTGAAAGTGTCCAACAAGATCAAActgttttctttccattttttttttctttttccaccACCAATCATCAAAAGTGCTTGAATTCACAATGCTGTCTAATTTTCCTCCTGTTAGACGTGTAAAAAACatgtttattgaaattaaaatggtCGCATTatgatacaattaaaattGGGAGTTAAATTACGGGGATTGAAAAGTGAATGGATGCCTACTGCCAGGACTCCAACCAAGGGAACCTCTTCTTCTACATACCATTTGTGCTGGTTCTTTTTTGCTTCTCTTCAACTAATTTACTTAGATTTATGGTTCAATAAGTTATAGCTAGATATGTCTGTTGGATAAATCATTAAATTGGCATTCaccctttttatttgtttatttattttaaatactGAAAGATGATACCTAAACAGAAATGTGCAGCGATGTTCCCGGGAAATCTTAGCTGTAGAGTGGTGCAGCCTGTTACACACAAGGTCAAACGGTTTGGTCATTCTTCGCTGGTGTGATCCCCTAAATACCCATAAAACTCCTGCGAAATTACATTTTCGTCCTTCTACCTGGAATTCCCCCACCTTCCCCACTCCCGATCTCCCCCTCCCCCCAACCAGACCAGACCacccttctctttctctctctctctctctcagtccgctccaaaaaagaaaaaaacaacatCTTTGGGAGTTTTGAAGCGTAAACAGAATCTATACCAAAAATTGCATCCAACCCTAAACAAGATTTCTTTCGGAGTGTTTCTTAATCCCCAAATTAAACCCATGATAATACCCCGAGCCCGGAATTCCTGTGAACAAGTAGAAGGcgaaaaacaaaaggaattgCCTTTTCCTCTCTCCATCAAGGATTGAAAATTGCTTACCTCATTTCCACTATAGCGTCTTCAAGGCTGCAACGTTTCAAcatttcttcctcttcctcctcctcctcctcctcctctccCATACCTTGTCCCCGTCTTTTCACGATTCCACTCTCACTCCAGAGTTGCATTAGGCACCCGCCTTTCCCTCCCAATTCCTCCCGTCTCCTCCCCTCTTTTTTCACCGCGCCTTCTTCAATGTTCTCCACCCCTTTCATTCTCTCCTTTTCTCTCCTCCTTTCCCTCCCTATCCTTTTCTTCCTCGTAGCCCCGAGTCTCCATCCCCACCCTCTTCCCCCCATCTCCCTCCCTGACGAACGTGACGACCTCCGTCTCTTCCACCGCGCCACCTCTCCTTCCTTCGCCTCCTCCCAcctctcctcctcctcctccccCAAAATCGCTTTCTTGTTCTTAACTAACACCGACCTCCATTTCGCCCCTCTTTGGAACCGTTTCTTCCGAGCCGCAAAAACTTCCCATTACAACATCTACGTCCACGCTGATCCCACCGTCAACATAACTCGCCCCAACGACACCGTTTTCTTTGACCGTTTCATCCCAAACGCCAAACGCACTTTCCGAGCTTCCGCAACGCTAATCTCCGCCACCCGCCGCCTCCTCGCCTCCGCCATCCTCGACGATCCTGCCAATGCGTACTTCGCTGTCCTCTCCCAATACTGCATCCCTCTCCATTCTTTCAATTACATCTACCGCTCCCTCTTCACCTCCAAAAAGTTCGATCTTAGCCCCAACTCGGACCACGACTCGTCCGACTTGACTCAGTACGGTGTCCGAGTCAAGTACAAATCGTTCATCGAGATCATTTCCAAGGAACCCAGACTGTGGAAAC from Theobroma cacao cultivar B97-61/B2 chromosome 9, Criollo_cocoa_genome_V2, whole genome shotgun sequence harbors:
- the LOC18590192 gene encoding uncharacterized protein LOC18590192; translated protein: MFSTPFILSFSLLLSLPILFFLVAPSLHPHPLPPISLPDERDDLRLFHRATSPSFASSHLSSSSSPKIAFLFLTNTDLHFAPLWNRFFRAAKTSHYNIYVHADPTVNITRPNDTVFFDRFIPNAKRTFRASATLISATRRLLASAILDDPANAYFAVLSQYCIPLHSFNYIYRSLFTSKKFDLSPNSDHDSSDLTQYGVRVKYKSFIEIISKEPRLWKRYVARGRFVMMPEVPFEEFRAGSQFFVLTRKHALLVVKDRTLWRKFKLPCYRADECYPEEHYFPTLLSMQDPNGVTQYTLTRVNWTGTVAGHPYMYKPKEVSAELIYELRKSNYSSSYLFARKFSPDCLRPLLGIADSVIFRD
- the LOC18590191 gene encoding protein IQ-DOMAIN 1, with product MGVSGKWIKALVGLKKSEKSQSSEKEENGAAASKFRHRRKHPVEFDTDKFQEELDQNAASPARDANTHATADASGSPSGSLEVHDTSLNEHAREEWASTRIQTAFRGFLARRALRALKGLVRLQALVRGHAVRKQAAITLRCMQALVRVQARVRARRVRLALESETTQQKLQQQLANEARVKEIEEGWCDSIGSVEEIQAKLLKRQEAAAKRERAMAYALAHQWQAGSRQQSVPAGFEPDKSSWGWNWLERWMAVRPWENRFLDINLRDGVMIREDGPAEGKNGVNSQIKPAIKKPAALNLHANLSSQKTGPSYSNGSDSPPGKSASVLEAVNALSSKPKSKPNLEDLGEEAGSRPVISSRSHSNPKERATQSDKQAKKRLSLPNSGVSGSQTTKPGRSGVKVTQGSHKQMKERSKFNGRGDSNPTKAVAQAIEL